The following are from one region of the Melaminivora suipulveris genome:
- a CDS encoding LytR/AlgR family response regulator transcription factor — protein MTTAPRALIAEDEPLLAAALARELAAAWPELAIVARVGDGLAAEREALALRPDVLFLDIRMPGQSGLDAATALADAWPDCEPFPLLVFVTAYDQYAVQAFEAQAVDYVLKPVQPARLRKTVQKVRSALANQTGAATDFEATLTQLRALVAAQRQPAGASAPLTVIQAGNGSQIELVPLADVIYFEAADKYVRVLTSGRELLIRTPLKELAARLDPQEFWQVHRGTLVRAASIAAAVRDESGRVHLRLHGRPERVAVSRLHAAQFKAM, from the coding sequence ATGACGACCGCCCCACGCGCCCTGATCGCCGAGGACGAGCCGCTGCTGGCCGCGGCGCTGGCGCGCGAGCTGGCCGCCGCCTGGCCCGAGTTGGCCATCGTCGCCCGCGTCGGCGACGGCCTGGCGGCCGAGCGCGAGGCGCTGGCGCTGCGCCCCGACGTGCTGTTCCTGGACATCCGCATGCCCGGCCAGAGCGGGCTGGATGCCGCCACTGCCCTGGCCGACGCCTGGCCCGACTGCGAGCCCTTCCCGCTGCTGGTCTTCGTGACCGCTTACGACCAGTACGCCGTGCAGGCCTTCGAGGCGCAAGCGGTGGACTACGTGCTCAAACCCGTGCAACCGGCGCGGCTGCGCAAGACCGTGCAGAAAGTGCGTTCAGCCCTCGCCAATCAAACGGGGGCAGCTACAGATTTTGAAGCGACGCTGACGCAGCTGCGCGCCCTGGTCGCGGCGCAACGCCAGCCGGCCGGCGCCAGCGCGCCGCTGACGGTGATCCAGGCCGGCAATGGCAGCCAGATCGAGCTGGTGCCGCTGGCCGACGTCATCTACTTCGAGGCCGCCGACAAATACGTGCGCGTGCTCACGTCCGGGCGCGAGCTGCTGATCCGCACGCCGCTGAAAGAGCTGGCGGCGCGGCTGGATCCACAGGAGTTCTGGCAGGTGCACCGCGGCACGCTGGTGCGCGCGGCCAGCATCGCCGCCGCTGTACGCGACGAGAGCGGGCGCGTGCACCTGCGCCTGCACGGCCGGCCTGAGCGCGTGGCCGTGAGCCGGCTGCACGCGGCGCAGTTCAAGGCGATGTGA
- a CDS encoding sensor histidine kinase gives MNDRPARLSQLLQHGLITAAFCCVIALALTLAGHGAWDVQLVYALAIGGVSWLAIDLGRLALSSGGAWPTGWRGALLVAAGSGAGLVLGSALGDAYSGQRAPPWRNPWMPSTLVITVLAAVAISFFLRSRARTRQLALQAAQAQRDALQARLTLLQAQLEPHMLFNTLANLRELITSDAPRAQDMLDHLIAWLRATLGASRATLHPLADEFARLQDYLELIAMRMGPRLAFELELPPALATSQVPALVLQPLVENAIRHGLEPQLQGGTLQVRAEQLSGARLRLSVRDDGVGLSGAAPGGDGGFGLSQVRERLAALYGPDGTLELIAEGAGGTTACVTFPVKTP, from the coding sequence ATGAACGACCGCCCCGCCCGGCTGTCCCAGCTGCTGCAGCACGGCCTTATCACCGCCGCGTTCTGCTGCGTCATCGCCCTGGCGCTGACCCTGGCCGGCCACGGCGCGTGGGACGTGCAACTGGTCTACGCGCTGGCGATCGGCGGCGTGTCCTGGCTGGCCATCGACCTGGGCCGGCTGGCGCTGTCATCCGGCGGCGCCTGGCCCACCGGCTGGCGCGGCGCGCTGCTGGTGGCCGCCGGCAGCGGCGCCGGGCTGGTGCTGGGCTCGGCGCTGGGAGACGCCTACAGCGGGCAGCGCGCACCCCCGTGGCGCAACCCGTGGATGCCGTCCACGCTGGTCATCACGGTGCTGGCGGCGGTGGCGATCTCGTTCTTTCTGCGCAGCCGCGCGCGCACCCGCCAGCTGGCCCTGCAGGCGGCGCAGGCCCAGCGCGACGCGCTGCAGGCGCGCCTGACGCTTTTGCAGGCGCAGCTGGAGCCGCACATGCTGTTCAACACCCTGGCCAACCTGCGCGAGCTGATCACCTCCGACGCGCCGCGCGCGCAGGACATGCTGGACCACCTGATCGCCTGGCTGCGCGCCACGCTGGGCGCCTCGCGCGCCACGCTGCACCCGCTGGCCGACGAGTTCGCGCGCCTGCAGGATTACCTGGAGTTGATCGCCATGCGCATGGGACCGCGCCTGGCCTTCGAGCTGGAGCTGCCCCCTGCCCTGGCAACATCGCAAGTGCCGGCGCTGGTACTGCAGCCGCTGGTGGAGAACGCCATCCGCCACGGCCTGGAGCCGCAACTGCAGGGCGGCACGCTGCAGGTGCGCGCCGAGCAGCTGTCCGGCGCGCGGCTGCGCCTGAGCGTGCGCGACGACGGCGTGGGCCTGTCCGGCGCCGCGCCCGGCGGCGACGGCGGCTTCGGCCTGAGCCAGGTGCGCGAGCGCCTGGCGGCGCTGTACGGTCCCGATGGCACTCTCGAATTGATAGCTGAAGGCGCAGGCGGCACCACGGCTTGCGTCACATTTCCCGTCAAAACGCCATGA
- a CDS encoding DUF6622 family protein produces MLIQIATHQPQMLWSIVQGTPHWVWALLAALLWLGATQMLPRRVGLRRALLAPLALAAFSAWGLASAFAPEQAAGALLAWLLATALAAGASLALRRTPPAGVRYDAQALRFALPGSPVPLVLILGIFLTKYLVGVELALQPALAHDAALALAIAALYGVFNGIFLARAARLWGLARAGSQGARTIDSRLHAAPPRS; encoded by the coding sequence ATGCTGATCCAGATCGCCACCCACCAACCGCAGATGCTGTGGAGCATCGTCCAGGGCACGCCGCATTGGGTCTGGGCGCTGCTGGCGGCGCTCTTGTGGCTGGGCGCCACGCAGATGCTGCCGCGTCGCGTGGGCCTGCGCCGTGCCTTGCTGGCGCCGCTGGCGCTGGCGGCGTTCTCGGCCTGGGGCCTGGCGTCGGCGTTCGCGCCGGAGCAGGCCGCCGGGGCGCTGCTGGCGTGGCTGCTGGCCACTGCCCTGGCGGCCGGTGCCAGCCTGGCGCTGCGCCGCACACCGCCGGCCGGCGTGCGCTACGACGCGCAGGCGCTGCGCTTCGCACTGCCCGGCAGCCCCGTGCCGCTGGTGCTGATCCTGGGCATCTTCCTGACCAAGTACCTGGTGGGAGTGGAGCTGGCGCTGCAGCCCGCGCTGGCGCACGACGCGGCCCTGGCGCTGGCCATCGCGGCGCTGTACGGCGTCTTCAACGGCATCTTCCTGGCGCGCGCGGCGCGGCTGTGGGGCCTGGCGCGCGCCGGCAGTCAGGGCGCGCGCACAATCGACAGCCGCCTCCACGCCGCCCCGCCCCGTTCATGA
- a CDS encoding undecaprenyl-diphosphate phosphatase has product MDTVLLLKAAIMGVVEGLTEFLPISSTGHLILAGSLLGFDDAKAKVFDIAIQTGAIFAVILVYWQRIHATVLALPSQRQAQRFALNVLIGFLPAVVLGLLLGKAIKEHLFTPVVVASTFILGGFIILWAERRQQATVRIQSVDDMGPWDALKVGLVQCLAMVPGTSRSGATIIGGMLLGLSRKAATDYSFFLAIPTLIGAGVYSLYKERALLSAADIPLFAVGLVFSFISAWACVRWLLRYISSHSFVPFAYYRIAFGLIVLATAWSGLVTWAD; this is encoded by the coding sequence GTGGATACCGTATTGCTGCTCAAGGCCGCCATCATGGGTGTGGTCGAGGGTCTGACCGAGTTTTTGCCCATCTCGTCCACCGGGCACCTGATCCTGGCCGGCAGCTTGCTGGGTTTTGACGATGCCAAGGCCAAGGTCTTCGACATCGCCATCCAGACCGGCGCCATCTTCGCGGTCATCCTGGTCTATTGGCAGCGCATCCACGCCACCGTGCTGGCATTGCCCAGCCAGCGCCAGGCGCAGCGCTTCGCGCTCAACGTGCTGATCGGCTTTCTGCCCGCCGTGGTGCTGGGCCTGCTGCTGGGCAAGGCGATCAAGGAGCATTTGTTCACGCCGGTGGTCGTGGCCAGCACCTTCATCCTGGGCGGCTTCATCATCCTGTGGGCCGAGCGGCGCCAGCAGGCCACGGTGCGCATCCAGAGCGTGGACGACATGGGGCCATGGGATGCGCTCAAGGTCGGCCTGGTGCAGTGCCTGGCCATGGTGCCGGGCACCAGCAGGAGCGGCGCGACCATCATCGGCGGGATGCTCCTGGGCCTGTCGCGCAAGGCCGCCACCGATTACTCCTTCTTCCTGGCCATTCCCACGCTGATCGGCGCGGGCGTGTACAGCCTGTACAAGGAGCGCGCGCTGCTGTCGGCGGCCGACATCCCGCTGTTCGCCGTGGGCCTGGTGTTCTCCTTCATCAGCGCCTGGGCCTGCGTGCGCTGGCTGCTGCGCTACATCAGCAGCCACAGCTTCGTGCCGTTCGCTTATTACCGCATCGCCTTCGGCCTGATCGTGCTGGCCACTGCCTGGAGCGGACTGGTGACCTGGGCAGACTGA